Genomic segment of Syntrophorhabdaceae bacterium:
AAATCCGGCAGGTCGGGGTCCGAAGTATTGCTCATAGGCGTGACGAAAAGGGTGGACCGGGAGCGGATCAGAGAGGCCGCCAGGGCGGGCATAACCGATTTCGGAGAGAACTACATCCAGGAAGCCAGGAAAAAGATAGAGGGATTTGAAGAAAAGGTACGCTGGCACATGATAGGTCATCTGCAGACGAACAAACTGAAATATATACCGGGACTCTTCTCCTTCGTCCATTCCATCGACCGGTGGGAGCTTGCGGAAGGGCTCGACAAATACGGCACGCCCATAGAGATACTCTTCGAGATCAACCTCTCGGGTGAGGCTTCCAAGCAGGGAACGGACGAAGAGGGCTTGAGACGCATGCTGGAGCGGTCCCACGCCCTTGCCCACGTGAAGCCGGCAGGACTCATGACCATGGCGCCATATGTAGCCGATCCTGAAGAGGTGCGGGGCCTGTTCGCATCCTTACGGGAGATGCTCGGGCGGGCGAACAGGGAATTCGGACTCGGGATGAAAGAACTCTCCATGGGCATGTCCTCTGATTTCGAGGTGGCCGTCGAGGAGGGCGCCACCATGGTAAGAGTGGGTACCGCGCTCTTC
This window contains:
- a CDS encoding YggS family pyridoxal phosphate-dependent enzyme, with product MDIEDIISSVKSRIAASALKSGRSGSEVLLIGVTKRVDRERIREAARAGITDFGENYIQEARKKIEGFEEKVRWHMIGHLQTNKLKYIPGLFSFVHSIDRWELAEGLDKYGTPIEILFEINLSGEASKQGTDEEGLRRMLERSHALAHVKPAGLMTMAPYVADPEEVRGLFASLREMLGRANREFGLGMKELSMGMSSDFEVAVEEGATMVRVGTALFGERI